The Nothobranchius furzeri strain GRZ-AD chromosome 6, NfurGRZ-RIMD1, whole genome shotgun sequence genome includes a region encoding these proteins:
- the si:ch211-243g18.2 gene encoding keratin, type I cytoskeletal 18 isoform X2, with protein sequence MASSISVRSFSVNRRPSFSSRSLMDTSRARSRASVSFAAASPLTRSASISQDLNGPISLQPNGWHGNSTNEKEAMQSLNSRLANYLDKVRSLERSNADLEMRIKQLMLDRIPKGHDLDSMMAQAHAVEQEVRKKTLENARLMLEIDNAKLAADDFRIKWETELVMCQSVERDCVALKKAKTDHEQIISSLRGDLDSLKEELYFLKKNHEEELEQMKSRIARDEVNVEVDSASGPELGTILSELRSQYEGIVKRNKEQAEQWYRKKLETVQNEVKESNEALRGAQGELTERQRFLQTLEVELDSLHKQITALEGNLGETSQKYAAEMERLQVTLSQMEDDLSQLRLDMQRTKTDYEQLLRIKQNLEMEIATYRRLLEGEES encoded by the exons ATGGCCTCAAGCATCTCAGTGAGAAGTTTCTCTGTGAACCGTCGGCCATCCTTCTCCAGTCGCTCCCTGATGGACACCAGCCGGGCTCGCTCTCGGGCCTCCGTCTCTTTTGCTGCAGCCAGCCCACTGACTCGTTCAGCATCCATCAGCCAGGATCTAAATGGGCCGATCAGCCTCCAACCAAATGGATGGCATGGCAACAGCACCAACGAGAAGGAGGCCATGCAGAGTCTGAACAGCCGCCTGGCTAACTACCTGGATAAG GTGCGCTCACTGGAGCGCTCCAACGCTGACTTGGAGATGAGAATCAAGCAGCTGATGCTTGACCGCATTCCTAAAGGTCACGACTTGGATAGCATGATGGCCCAGGCACACGCTGTGGAACAAGAG GTGAGGAAGAAAACCTTGGAAAACGCCCGCCTCATGTTGGAGATTGATAATGCTAAACTGGCCGCGGATGACTTCAGAATCAA GTGGGAGACTGAGCTGGTGATGTGCCAGTCTGTGGAACGGGACTGTGTTGCTCTGAAAAAGGCTAAAACTGATCATGAGCAGATCATTTCCTCCCTGAGAGGAGATTTGGACAGCCTCAAAGAGGAGCTTTACTTCCTGAAGAAAAACCACGAGGAG GAACTTGAGCAGATGAAATCTCGAATTGCCAGAGATGAAGTGAATGTTGAGGTGGACTCAGCTAGTGGACCAGAGCTGGGAACCATTCTGTCTGAGCTGCGCTCCCAGTATGAGGGCATTGTCaagaggaacaaggagcaggcggAGCAGTGGTACCGCAAGAAG CTGGAGACTGTGCAGAATGAAGTGAAAGAGAGTAATGAGGCCTTAAGGGGTGCCCAGGGAGAGCTGACTGAGAGACAACGCTTCCTGCAGACTCTGGAGGTGGAGCTGGATAGTCTGCACAAACAG ATTACAGCTCTGGAAGGTAACCTGGGTGAGACGAGTCAAAAGTATGCTGCTGAGATGGAGCGGCTGCAGGTCACTCTGAGCCAGATGGAGGATGACTTGTCTCAGCTCAGGCTGGACATGCAGCGAACCAAAACCGACTATGAGCAGCTTCTCCGCATCAAGCAGAACCTGGAAATGGAGATTGCGACCTACAGACGCCTGCTGGAGGGAGAGGAATCGTGA
- the rbp4l gene encoding retinol binding protein 4, like, whose translation MGSSKLALLLVFVSCVGRCLSTSCVVDTISAKEDFDPKRYAGKWYALQKKDPEGLFLQDNISAEYTIDDDGSMTASSRGRVTLFGFWVVCADMAAQYSVPDPTNPGKMFMNYQGLASYLSSGGDNYWVIDTDYDNYAITYACRSLKEDGTCDDGYALVFSRNPRGLPPAIQRIVRQKQEEICMAGQFQPVLQSGAC comes from the exons ATGGGATCCTCTAAGCTGGCCCTGCTGTTGGTGTTTGTGTCCTGTGTGGGGCGCTGTCTGTCCACCTCCTGCGTTGTTGACACCATCTCAGCAAAAGAAGACTTTGACCCCAAGAGG TATGCCGGGAAGTGGTACGCGCTGCAGAAAAAAGACCCAGAAGGGCTTTTCCTGCAGGACAACATCTCAGCTGAGTACACCATTGATGACGACGGCTCCATGACCGCCTCCTCCAGGGGACGGGTCACTCTGTTTGG CTTCTGGGTTGTGTGTGCAGACATGGCTGCTCAGTACTCTGTTCCTGACCCCACCAACCCTGGGAAGATGTTCATGAACTACCAGGGTCTGGCCAGCTACCTCTCCAGTGGAG GTGACAACTACTGGGTCATTGACACAGACTATGACAACTATGCCATCACCTATGCCTGCCGCTCCCTGAAGGAAGATGGGACCTGCGACGATGGCTACGCTCTTGTGTTCTCCAGGAACCCTCGAGGTCTGCCTCCTGCAATCCAGCGCATCGTTCGCCAGAAACAGGAGGAAATCTGCATGGCTGGACAGTTTCAGCCCGTCCTGCAGTCTGGAGCCTGCTAG
- the si:ch211-243g18.2 gene encoding keratin, type I cytoskeletal 18 isoform X1, which yields MASSISVRSFSVNRRPSFSSRSLMDTSRARSRASVSFAAASPLTRSASISQDLNGPISLQPNGWHGNSTNEKEAMQSLNSRLANYLDKVRSLERSNADLEMRIKQLMLDRIPKGHDLDSMMAQAHAVEQEVRKKTLENARLMLEIDNAKLAADDFRIKWETELVMCQSVERDCVALKKAKTDHEQIISSLRGDLDSLKEELYFLKKNHEEELEQMKSRIARDEVNVEVDSASGPELGTILSELRSQYEGIVKRNKEQAEQWYRKKLETVQNEVKESNEALRGAQGELTERQRFLQTLEVELDSLHKQITALEGNLGETSQKYAAEMERLQVTLSQMEDDLSQLRLDMQRTKTDYEQLLRIKQNLEMEIATYRRLLEGEESVKEILPPPKKEPDVRTRKIVKVVTQTMINGKVVDESSEVEQIEETKK from the exons ATGGCCTCAAGCATCTCAGTGAGAAGTTTCTCTGTGAACCGTCGGCCATCCTTCTCCAGTCGCTCCCTGATGGACACCAGCCGGGCTCGCTCTCGGGCCTCCGTCTCTTTTGCTGCAGCCAGCCCACTGACTCGTTCAGCATCCATCAGCCAGGATCTAAATGGGCCGATCAGCCTCCAACCAAATGGATGGCATGGCAACAGCACCAACGAGAAGGAGGCCATGCAGAGTCTGAACAGCCGCCTGGCTAACTACCTGGATAAG GTGCGCTCACTGGAGCGCTCCAACGCTGACTTGGAGATGAGAATCAAGCAGCTGATGCTTGACCGCATTCCTAAAGGTCACGACTTGGATAGCATGATGGCCCAGGCACACGCTGTGGAACAAGAG GTGAGGAAGAAAACCTTGGAAAACGCCCGCCTCATGTTGGAGATTGATAATGCTAAACTGGCCGCGGATGACTTCAGAATCAA GTGGGAGACTGAGCTGGTGATGTGCCAGTCTGTGGAACGGGACTGTGTTGCTCTGAAAAAGGCTAAAACTGATCATGAGCAGATCATTTCCTCCCTGAGAGGAGATTTGGACAGCCTCAAAGAGGAGCTTTACTTCCTGAAGAAAAACCACGAGGAG GAACTTGAGCAGATGAAATCTCGAATTGCCAGAGATGAAGTGAATGTTGAGGTGGACTCAGCTAGTGGACCAGAGCTGGGAACCATTCTGTCTGAGCTGCGCTCCCAGTATGAGGGCATTGTCaagaggaacaaggagcaggcggAGCAGTGGTACCGCAAGAAG CTGGAGACTGTGCAGAATGAAGTGAAAGAGAGTAATGAGGCCTTAAGGGGTGCCCAGGGAGAGCTGACTGAGAGACAACGCTTCCTGCAGACTCTGGAGGTGGAGCTGGATAGTCTGCACAAACAG ATTACAGCTCTGGAAGGTAACCTGGGTGAGACGAGTCAAAAGTATGCTGCTGAGATGGAGCGGCTGCAGGTCACTCTGAGCCAGATGGAGGATGACTTGTCTCAGCTCAGGCTGGACATGCAGCGAACCAAAACCGACTATGAGCAGCTTCTCCGCATCAAGCAGAACCTGGAAATGGAGATTGCGACCTACAGACGCCTGCTGGAGGGAGAGGAATC GGTCAAAGAAATTCTTCCTCCACCAAAAA AGGAGCCTGACGTTCGCACCAGAAAGATTGTGAAGGTGGTGACTCAGACAATGATCAATGGCAAGGTGGTGGATGAATCTAGTGAGGTGGAGCAAATTGAAGAGACAAAGAAATAG
- the LOC107372615 gene encoding uncharacterized protein isoform X2: protein MRMRLGAKAVAEQRGRKQKPNVPQQELSASEDFLSDSSYDLDSDYIPLAPPSSEDELTSSQSKLMKTHDALKNPGKTSLSQSYVHEQKTLMDSGKSNEALDKDYNADTEEENPEEYEDDEGTHRGKGPRKKVEPAEDSDDQVELLSQSSKYAEPSEDIKKKYKIDPPPKDV from the exons ATGCGCATGCGCCTCGGAGCCAAAGCGGTGGCTGAGCAGAGAGGCAGGAAGCAAAAGCCGAACGTGCCACAGCAG GAGCTTTCTGCTTCAGAGGACTTTCTCTCAGACTCCAGCTATGATTTGGACAGTGATTATATCCCATTAGCTCCTCCTTCCTCAGAGGATGAGCTAACCTCTTCACAGTCTAAGCTCATGAAGACACATGATGCTTTAAAAAACCCTGGCAAAACCTCTCTCAGCCAAAGCTATGTTCATGAACAGAAGACACTGATGGACAGTGGTAAAAGTAATGAAGCTCTGGACAAGGATTACAATGCAGATACTGAGGAAGAAAATCCGGAGGAATATGAAGATGATGAGG GGACCCACAGAGGAAAAGGGCCAAGGAAGAAGGTTGAACCAGCTGAAGATTCAGATG aTCAGGTAGAACTGCTGAGCCAGAGCTCAAAATATGCAGAACCATCAGAGGACATCAAGAAGAAATATAAGATAG atccgccccccaaagatgtgtag